One genomic segment of Petrotoga miotherma DSM 10691 includes these proteins:
- a CDS encoding putative ABC transporter permease subunit: protein MKVKRLISLILIKLDQHYGISKTKYSIKRNKSDLITFIVLFCVFVLMVVAYSPLYLNMLKTTLETYTILNIQSLFLANFFVLAGFFGFFLGAFLLIGELFINKDMKLLLTLPLKPYEVILGKLSVILSDQMFISLILLLPSLIYFGVYTKQGFLYYLIFIIVFLFSQVFPMTLVLLYALLTSKLFKKSNRRELLLYLSTIFLMVIFGLYLFLSGSNFSINMQNSNEIPNISINSDSIITKLARIYPPAFLAVKSLTSSIFLNLAWLLLFLGFHLSLLILTLYVGEKLYYSNYSSLIESKPLLRKSKTQGTYNFFTKESTVDKALLKREWLYFLKTPSFSVNGFSNVLAFPIILIVFGIIFNNVELGLSNEIISTILQYKLFIVGFVATLASSINGLSCSCFSREGGLIKELKILPVNVDQILRAKIKHIVQISSLGFVSGLIIGTLLFKLNLYEFCGAMILSIIFNLFLNIIQMIIDASKPYLNWDNPQKAMKQNINGLLAILLVFGVVGIVGFLIYKLVPLFDQYIILISLNFIFLIFSLILWRYLKRKTVQLLSREL from the coding sequence GTGAAAGTGAAAAGATTGATTTCTCTTATCTTGATTAAATTAGATCAGCACTATGGAATTTCCAAAACTAAATACTCCATAAAAAGGAATAAAAGTGATTTAATTACTTTTATAGTCCTTTTTTGCGTCTTTGTACTAATGGTTGTTGCATATTCACCTCTATACCTTAACATGCTTAAAACTACTTTGGAGACTTACACAATCTTGAATATACAGTCATTATTTCTGGCAAACTTTTTTGTCTTAGCTGGCTTTTTTGGCTTCTTCTTAGGTGCTTTTCTGCTGATTGGAGAATTATTTATCAATAAAGATATGAAGCTTTTATTAACCTTACCTTTGAAACCTTATGAAGTTATTTTAGGGAAATTATCTGTGATTTTATCAGATCAAATGTTTATTTCATTGATATTATTGCTGCCTTCTTTGATTTATTTTGGGGTTTATACTAAACAAGGTTTTTTATATTATTTAATATTCATAATTGTTTTTCTTTTTTCGCAAGTATTTCCAATGACCTTGGTTTTATTGTATGCGTTGTTGACTTCAAAACTATTTAAAAAATCTAATAGGCGAGAGCTCCTCTTGTATTTATCAACAATTTTTCTTATGGTTATCTTTGGTTTATATTTGTTTTTATCAGGGTCAAATTTTTCAATAAATATGCAAAATAGCAACGAAATACCTAATATTTCTATCAATTCTGATAGCATCATTACTAAGTTAGCAAGGATTTATCCCCCTGCTTTTTTAGCCGTAAAATCTTTAACTAGTAGCATTTTTTTAAATTTAGCATGGCTTTTATTGTTCCTGGGCTTTCATTTATCCCTATTAATTTTAACGTTGTATGTTGGTGAAAAATTATATTATTCTAATTATTCTTCTCTGATAGAATCAAAGCCTTTACTTAGAAAATCTAAAACTCAAGGAACTTATAACTTCTTCACGAAAGAATCTACGGTAGACAAAGCTCTATTGAAAAGAGAGTGGCTGTATTTTTTGAAAACACCTTCATTTTCAGTCAATGGATTTAGTAATGTTTTGGCTTTTCCAATAATATTGATAGTCTTTGGTATTATATTCAATAATGTGGAATTAGGGTTAAGTAATGAAATAATAAGTACGATATTACAATACAAATTATTTATTGTTGGTTTTGTTGCAACTTTAGCCTCGTCTATAAATGGTCTTTCTTGCTCATGTTTTTCAAGGGAAGGAGGGTTGATAAAAGAACTGAAAATACTACCTGTGAATGTGGATCAAATTTTAAGGGCCAAAATTAAACATATTGTACAAATAAGCTCATTAGGTTTTGTTTCTGGTTTAATTATTGGGACATTGCTTTTTAAACTAAATCTTTATGAATTTTGCGGAGCCATGATCTTATCGATTATTTTTAATTTGTTTCTAAATATAATTCAAATGATTATTGATGCTTCAAAACCATACTTAAACTGGGATAATCCACAGAAGGCGATGAAACAAAATATAAATGGTTTGCTTGCTATATTGTTGGTTTTTGGAGTTGTAGGAATCGTAGGGTTCTTGATATATAAATTGGTTCCTCTGTTCGATCAATATATTATTTTAATCTCTCTAAACTTCATATTCTTGATTTTTAGCTTAATACTATGGAGATATTTAAAAAGAAAAACCGTTCAGCTTCTAAGTAGAGAATTATAA